In Comamonas sp. lk, the following proteins share a genomic window:
- a CDS encoding phage antirepressor KilAC domain-containing protein, with protein sequence MEAPMRSEVLANQSSHGVLSIMMTSLELVDVINRSRIAFGESEVRRNDFHARVRDELEGEHYEIFVVTNNNGTESEAYGLTLKQCMYVAMRESKGVRRQVQAQLENQAGQRRAPTLPNFADPVAAARAWADAKEGEQKAVAELALAAPKVNFFDKVVERTTLMTATQIAQKLGMSAIKLNKYLDELGIYAMGVKRARVFKQWVIDKGYGELKQTELGYSQPLFTTAGEAWIVERLTSEGVA encoded by the coding sequence ATGGAGGCTCCTATGCGAAGTGAAGTTTTGGCGAATCAATCTTCGCATGGGGTGCTTTCCATCATGATGACCAGCCTGGAGCTGGTGGACGTCATCAACCGAAGTCGCATAGCGTTTGGCGAAAGCGAAGTGCGGCGTAACGATTTCCACGCCCGGGTACGTGATGAGCTAGAGGGGGAGCACTACGAAATTTTCGTAGTAACCAATAACAATGGCACGGAGTCCGAGGCTTATGGCTTGACGCTCAAACAGTGCATGTATGTGGCCATGCGCGAATCCAAGGGCGTGCGTCGGCAGGTTCAGGCGCAGTTGGAGAACCAAGCTGGGCAGCGCCGCGCGCCCACACTGCCTAACTTTGCCGATCCTGTTGCTGCTGCGCGCGCTTGGGCTGATGCCAAAGAAGGTGAGCAGAAGGCTGTTGCCGAGCTGGCGCTGGCCGCCCCCAAGGTGAACTTCTTTGACAAGGTGGTTGAGCGAACCACGCTAATGACTGCCACGCAGATAGCCCAGAAGCTGGGTATGTCCGCCATCAAGCTGAACAAGTATCTGGACGAGCTGGGCATCTATGCCATGGGTGTAAAGCGCGCTCGCGTTTTCAAGCAGTGGGTGATCGACAAGGGCTACGGAGAGTTGAAGCAAACCGAGCTTGGCTATTCCCAGCCGCTGTTTACCACTGCCGGCGAGGCATGGATTGTCGAGCGCCTGACAAGCGAAGGAGTTGCGTAA
- a CDS encoding DUF4043 family protein, giving the protein MSKTSVGAGSSNAQFVQAAGLFAQSMQRNSKLNKMVGTMPKGEGEAAATLRNQTTTDMPIVRATDLGRGKGDEVEFHFIQPVGAYPIMGSRMAEGKGTGISLDKARVRVNQARFPVDVGDAMTDIRSPVEFRKVGRPIAQGLMDRYQDQSILMHLAGARGFHDNIEWAIPTEGHEDFAAIAVNPVLAPTKNRHYVADGDSLKGFAVNAGEMDIASTDALSMTIVDAVRTLVESIALPPPAIRLPGDQAADDSPLRMLLVSPAQYHQFSQDKDFRQFQANALTRASQAERHPLFMGDVGLWNGILICKQPRPIRFYAGDTVRYCAQYTSDAESTCVVPASFGKTHAVDRALLLGGQALAQAFAASKHGGMPFFWKEKEFDHGDKMELLIGAIQGTSKVRWAVDQGGGTKYYTDHGAMAIDTAVPIIDERQ; this is encoded by the coding sequence ATGTCCAAGACCAGTGTAGGCGCAGGTTCGTCCAATGCGCAGTTCGTACAAGCGGCAGGACTGTTTGCGCAGTCCATGCAGCGCAATTCCAAGCTCAACAAAATGGTGGGCACCATGCCCAAGGGCGAGGGTGAAGCTGCAGCCACGCTGCGCAACCAGACCACCACGGACATGCCTATCGTGCGTGCCACGGATCTGGGGCGCGGCAAGGGTGACGAGGTGGAATTTCACTTCATTCAACCTGTGGGCGCTTATCCCATCATGGGTAGCCGCATGGCTGAGGGCAAGGGCACGGGCATTTCTCTGGACAAGGCCCGTGTGCGTGTCAATCAGGCGCGTTTCCCCGTGGATGTGGGCGATGCCATGACCGACATTCGCTCGCCGGTGGAGTTCCGCAAGGTGGGCCGTCCCATTGCGCAGGGCCTGATGGATCGTTACCAGGATCAGAGCATCCTGATGCACTTGGCCGGGGCGCGCGGCTTCCATGACAACATCGAGTGGGCCATCCCCACCGAAGGCCATGAGGACTTTGCCGCGATTGCCGTCAATCCCGTGCTCGCGCCCACCAAGAACCGCCACTACGTGGCCGATGGTGACTCGCTCAAGGGCTTTGCTGTCAACGCCGGCGAAATGGACATTGCTTCCACGGATGCCCTGAGCATGACCATCGTGGACGCCGTTCGCACGCTGGTGGAGTCGATTGCGCTGCCGCCTCCCGCAATCCGTCTGCCAGGCGACCAGGCGGCCGATGATTCCCCGCTGCGCATGCTGCTGGTCAGCCCCGCTCAGTACCACCAGTTCTCCCAGGACAAGGATTTCCGCCAGTTCCAGGCCAACGCGCTGACCCGCGCCAGCCAGGCTGAGCGTCATCCCTTGTTCATGGGCGATGTGGGTTTGTGGAACGGCATTCTGATCTGCAAGCAGCCGCGACCCATTCGCTTCTACGCGGGTGACACGGTGCGCTACTGCGCTCAGTACACCAGCGATGCGGAGAGCACCTGTGTGGTGCCCGCCAGCTTTGGCAAGACCCATGCCGTGGACCGTGCGCTGCTGCTGGGCGGTCAGGCACTGGCCCAGGCCTTCGCGGCTTCTAAGCATGGCGGCATGCCCTTCTTCTGGAAGGAGAAGGAGTTTGACCACGGCGACAAGATGGAACTGCTGATTGGCGCGATTCAGGGTACCTCCAAGGTGCGCTGGGCCGTGGATCAGGGCGGTGGCACCAAGTACTACACCGACCATGGCGCGATGGCCATCGACACGGCTGTGCCCATCATTGATGAGCGTCAGTAA
- a CDS encoding sel1 repeat family protein produces the protein MKKLLLAASFLLWSSLSAAADCEAFREPPGELEPDQWAAAYACHKENATSGNPLSQLWLGRAHVLGVGEKLSTSTAAAWFDKAARQGNENAAFELAQLIYYQQVARGSYQSPFELYQQGMDVSEVRLRAEFQQGTPRSRVVELLMAGDGVARNWDLALSYSGTDPRQIDTVRIITRKQVNLKTDPNRAKLHAKVNESMSADQAIDALLCTQPVEKSSYNLFSVFAAVEAYGVPIEKAILRPCAADRKARTPLVYAVSNLQLNESTSYDWPRQLAMYLVFTRGDFKAFDTVLRTPLKNDRTISAEINSMIDETVTAIKAAENTFRKQFAASKPEMRSAIQFGYRGYRHVQLWTPFFPLNLVKPQTQDFGRCVGRSDHYKHIDDLPGLRDHYLYKVGGLPGGMLSQLVTACLNEPDYKTKMLTLRPYVQQVQGWTEAKPDQEAFLRLIGLGRALRSICRFEGVYGELPAHCRRDAGYEANRLIYWADNNRAGYGIADLPPAQ, from the coding sequence ATGAAAAAACTGCTTCTTGCTGCTTCATTCCTCCTATGGAGTAGTTTGTCCGCTGCAGCTGATTGCGAGGCGTTCCGCGAGCCGCCCGGCGAACTAGAACCAGATCAATGGGCGGCGGCATACGCCTGCCACAAGGAAAACGCAACTTCTGGTAATCCACTCAGCCAGCTCTGGCTAGGGCGAGCCCATGTATTGGGAGTAGGCGAAAAATTATCCACCAGCACAGCCGCAGCTTGGTTTGACAAGGCAGCGCGACAAGGCAATGAAAATGCAGCATTCGAACTGGCCCAGCTGATCTATTACCAGCAGGTAGCGCGCGGGAGCTACCAGTCGCCATTTGAGCTGTATCAGCAAGGCATGGATGTTTCTGAGGTCAGGCTGCGCGCTGAATTCCAGCAAGGAACGCCCAGGTCACGCGTAGTGGAGTTGCTGATGGCTGGTGACGGCGTCGCTCGCAACTGGGATCTGGCTCTAAGCTACAGCGGTACCGACCCGCGCCAGATCGATACCGTGCGAATAATCACGCGCAAGCAGGTGAATCTGAAGACGGACCCGAACCGGGCCAAGCTGCATGCGAAGGTCAATGAGAGCATGTCGGCAGATCAGGCTATTGACGCACTGCTATGCACGCAGCCCGTGGAAAAAAGTTCCTACAACCTGTTCTCCGTATTTGCAGCGGTAGAAGCGTATGGCGTGCCGATTGAGAAAGCAATCCTGAGGCCTTGCGCGGCTGATCGGAAAGCCCGCACCCCGCTCGTCTACGCCGTCTCCAACCTGCAGTTGAACGAGTCGACCAGTTACGACTGGCCACGCCAATTAGCGATGTACCTAGTTTTCACGCGAGGAGACTTTAAGGCATTTGATACGGTTTTAAGAACGCCGCTGAAAAACGATAGAACCATTTCTGCTGAAATCAATTCCATGATTGACGAGACCGTGACAGCGATAAAAGCCGCCGAGAACACGTTCCGTAAGCAGTTCGCGGCAAGCAAGCCGGAAATGCGCTCGGCGATCCAGTTTGGCTACAGGGGCTACAGACACGTGCAACTCTGGACGCCATTTTTTCCCTTGAATTTGGTCAAGCCGCAGACTCAAGATTTTGGGAGATGCGTCGGCCGTTCTGACCATTACAAGCATATCGACGACTTGCCCGGCTTGCGCGACCATTACCTCTACAAAGTAGGTGGGTTGCCCGGCGGCATGCTGAGCCAATTAGTCACTGCCTGCTTGAATGAACCTGACTACAAAACCAAAATGCTAACCCTTCGGCCATATGTTCAGCAGGTTCAGGGATGGACGGAAGCGAAACCTGATCAGGAGGCCTTCTTGAGATTGATTGGCCTGGGCCGCGCGCTGCGAAGTATCTGCCGTTTTGAAGGAGTGTATGGGGAGTTGCCTGCCCATTGCCGGCGCGACGCCGGTTACGAAGCTAACCGACTGATTTACTGGGCTGACAATAATCGCGCGGGCTACGGCATCGCCGACTTGCCACCCGCGCAGTAA
- a CDS encoding DUF4350 domain-containing protein, which translates to MTRINTTEIWERHGYKVERIEQPMGAPQRNVYAPDGTLLIEDAEYTQETEALRELGFID; encoded by the coding sequence ATGACACGCATCAACACTACCGAAATATGGGAGCGGCACGGCTACAAAGTCGAGCGCATTGAGCAACCCATGGGCGCGCCCCAGCGTAATGTGTATGCGCCAGACGGCACGCTGCTGATTGAGGACGCTGAGTACACCCAAGAAACGGAAGCTCTGCGCGAACTCGGCTTCATCGACTGA
- a CDS encoding S24 family peptidase yields MHPVTERIYQAVAHITGKSDIGPTDVSQFLGLANSQTAKNWESRGPSSDGLVAAAERGISVKWLRQGTGPMTTDSITTEPSNVEPALELKKSRRVPVTGSVRGGPDGYLVQDNGTEGWVEYWTGDPRAYALRIKGDSMHPRYRAGEYVVVTPSIEAQSGRDVVVKLIDGKCLLKQFNWTRGDEMQFVSINNGYEPMTISKEDIECVDRVAGCVGPDAMVF; encoded by the coding sequence ATGCATCCAGTAACCGAACGCATTTACCAGGCCGTGGCCCATATCACAGGTAAGTCCGACATCGGGCCTACGGACGTCTCCCAATTTCTGGGGCTAGCCAACTCCCAGACTGCAAAAAACTGGGAGTCTCGAGGCCCCTCCAGCGACGGCCTTGTGGCCGCTGCAGAGCGGGGAATCAGCGTGAAGTGGTTACGACAAGGCACCGGACCAATGACAACAGACTCAATAACAACCGAGCCCTCTAACGTTGAGCCAGCGCTTGAACTGAAAAAATCTCGGCGCGTCCCAGTTACAGGAAGTGTCCGCGGCGGACCTGATGGCTATCTAGTTCAAGACAACGGCACTGAGGGCTGGGTGGAGTACTGGACTGGCGACCCTCGGGCATACGCTTTGCGTATCAAAGGGGACTCCATGCATCCTCGCTACCGCGCTGGAGAGTATGTAGTTGTGACTCCCAGCATTGAGGCGCAATCAGGTCGTGACGTAGTCGTCAAGCTGATTGACGGAAAGTGCTTGCTCAAGCAGTTCAACTGGACTCGAGGCGATGAAATGCAGTTCGTGAGCATCAACAACGGCTACGAGCCAATGACGATCAGCAAAGAGGACATCGAGTGCGTTGACCGGGTAGCTGGCTGTGTTGGCCCTGACGCCATGGTCTTCTAA
- a CDS encoding DUF6682 family protein, translated as MNLEELIASFREDATDKVAAYLWENEAVTRWLNEAQDEAAVRGRLLLDDSTPAITTIAVQEGKASYQLHPKVYEIAHLHWKPSAAAQRGKQVNLVTREWLDRKHPNWRVRLDCDSMYAIQTEGALRLVPTPSEAGVLALEAYRLPLKPMVSDADKPEIHAASHAYLVYWALHRAFSQPDADGFDPQRAATAEAAFTGYFGKRPDADLRRSTRHDEPQVNVAYIF; from the coding sequence ATGAATCTGGAGGAACTGATTGCCTCTTTCCGCGAGGATGCGACCGACAAGGTGGCAGCCTACCTGTGGGAGAACGAGGCTGTGACGCGCTGGCTCAACGAAGCCCAGGACGAGGCCGCCGTGCGCGGCCGACTGCTGCTCGATGACAGCACTCCAGCCATCACCACGATTGCGGTGCAGGAGGGCAAGGCCTCTTATCAGCTCCATCCCAAGGTTTATGAAATCGCGCATCTGCATTGGAAGCCGAGCGCGGCCGCCCAGCGCGGCAAGCAGGTGAACTTGGTGACCCGCGAGTGGCTGGACCGCAAGCATCCGAACTGGCGTGTGCGCCTTGACTGCGATTCGATGTATGCGATCCAGACCGAGGGCGCGCTGCGCCTGGTGCCAACGCCGAGCGAGGCCGGTGTGCTGGCTTTGGAGGCTTACCGTCTGCCGCTCAAGCCCATGGTCAGCGATGCCGACAAGCCAGAGATCCACGCAGCCAGCCATGCCTATCTGGTCTATTGGGCACTGCACCGGGCATTCAGCCAGCCCGATGCCGATGGCTTTGACCCGCAGCGCGCGGCCACGGCCGAGGCTGCTTTTACGGGCTACTTCGGCAAGCGGCCGGATGCAGACCTGCGCCGATCTACCCGCCACGATGAGCCCCAGGTGAACGTGGCCTACATTTTTTAA
- a CDS encoding DUF1064 domain-containing protein has product MGTTNQRQSRGNSAPRQAGNDAGVVAALAAKGFGTGRGIRDTWSRAVPGNSGSGQSRAAALGVQAASKRAGGSGAKYGNKKATTAEGLKFDSRAELRRWNQLCLQLRAGGITDLRRQVVYELVPSVKFVDANRARPAIRYIADFVYVEKGVEVIEDAKGVLTPEFKLKRHLMKALLGLEVRLVK; this is encoded by the coding sequence ATGGGAACAACGAATCAACGCCAAAGCCGTGGAAACAGCGCACCTCGTCAAGCTGGCAATGACGCCGGGGTGGTGGCAGCACTCGCGGCTAAGGGCTTCGGAACTGGAAGAGGAATCCGTGACACATGGTCACGGGCTGTACCTGGGAATTCGGGCAGCGGTCAAAGCCGAGCTGCAGCGCTTGGGGTTCAAGCCGCATCCAAGCGAGCTGGTGGAAGTGGAGCCAAGTACGGCAACAAGAAAGCCACCACGGCCGAAGGCCTGAAGTTTGATAGCCGTGCCGAGCTGCGCCGCTGGAACCAGCTGTGCCTGCAGTTGCGCGCCGGCGGCATCACCGACCTGCGCCGTCAGGTGGTCTATGAGCTGGTGCCGTCAGTGAAGTTTGTGGATGCTAACCGCGCCCGCCCAGCTATTCGCTACATCGCAGACTTTGTGTATGTGGAGAAGGGCGTTGAGGTGATTGAAGACGCCAAAGGGGTGCTGACGCCTGAATTCAAGCTCAAGCGTCACCTGATGAAGGCCTTGCTGGGTCTGGAAGTGAGGCTCGTCAAATGA
- a CDS encoding 3'-5' exonuclease, whose amino-acid sequence MSTKAPYIVLDLESRSTKPNAIVASIGAVALDADLQLLPGEFHIPMAQHLQFPRHEDPETMRWWAEQCPEARYASVMAAQTELPAQALRDFTAWVKGVADIETVRVWGNGSVFDNVILRSLYDFVDQIPPWHWRNDRDMRTILELHSAAKDVGAFVGVKHIAVDDARHEAKQLAKALTLHQNLLAAGGL is encoded by the coding sequence TTGAGCACCAAAGCACCTTACATCGTCCTCGACCTCGAATCCCGCAGCACCAAGCCCAATGCCATCGTGGCCTCCATTGGTGCAGTGGCACTTGACGCCGACCTGCAGCTGCTGCCCGGCGAATTCCATATCCCGATGGCACAGCACCTGCAGTTCCCGCGACATGAAGATCCCGAAACAATGCGCTGGTGGGCCGAACAATGCCCAGAGGCCCGCTATGCATCCGTGATGGCCGCCCAGACGGAACTACCGGCCCAGGCATTGCGCGACTTCACGGCCTGGGTCAAAGGCGTCGCAGACATTGAAACGGTGCGCGTGTGGGGCAATGGATCGGTCTTCGACAACGTGATTCTGCGCAGCCTCTACGATTTCGTTGACCAGATCCCGCCCTGGCACTGGCGCAACGACCGCGACATGCGAACCATCCTTGAACTGCACTCCGCGGCAAAGGACGTAGGGGCGTTTGTGGGCGTGAAGCACATCGCCGTCGATGACGCGCGCCACGAAGCCAAGCAGTTGGCCAAAGCACTCACGCTGCACCAAAACCTGCTTGCTGCGGGGGGCCTGTGA
- a CDS encoding PBSX family phage terminase large subunit: MKLAAVPSTAQGMPEVPVLAIPEILAGIWEPKRYKVMHGGRGGGKSWTVAAVLLVMAASRPLRVLCTREIQKSIKQSVHQLLKDVIARLNLHAFFEVLETEVRGINGSLFLFSGLQSHTVDSIKSFEGCDIVWVEEAHGVSKKSWDTLIPTIRKEGSEIWLTLNPDMETDETYQRFIATPSPDTWVVEINWRDNPWFPRVLDEERRKAKRTMLADDYAHIWEGKARRVAAGAIYRHEMESLYLDSRARDVPYDPTLPVHTVWDLGWNDAMSIALVQRGPQDVRIIGYIEDSHHTLEWYVAKLEKLPYRWGTDYLPHDGKTKNIQTGKSSEQILRELGRRSVRSQDRATDVEEGIKQLRMLMPRCYFDATKTARLLECLKRYQRRIHAVTNEPMEPLHDEFSHGADCMRYVALWVPQMAGIPSANDDYQEADAPDWR; encoded by the coding sequence ATGAAGCTGGCTGCTGTCCCCTCTACAGCTCAAGGCATGCCCGAGGTGCCCGTGCTGGCCATACCCGAAATACTGGCCGGAATCTGGGAGCCCAAGCGCTACAAGGTGATGCATGGCGGGCGCGGCGGCGGAAAGTCTTGGACCGTGGCGGCCGTGCTGCTGGTGATGGCGGCCAGCCGTCCACTGCGCGTGCTCTGCACCCGTGAGATTCAAAAGTCCATCAAGCAGTCGGTGCACCAGCTGCTCAAGGATGTGATCGCGCGGCTGAACCTGCATGCCTTCTTTGAGGTGCTGGAAACCGAGGTGCGCGGCATCAATGGCTCGCTGTTCCTGTTTTCTGGTCTGCAGAGCCACACCGTGGACTCCATCAAGTCGTTTGAGGGCTGCGACATTGTGTGGGTGGAAGAAGCCCACGGGGTGAGCAAGAAGAGCTGGGACACGCTGATCCCCACGATCCGCAAGGAGGGCAGCGAGATATGGCTGACTCTCAACCCGGACATGGAGACGGATGAAACCTACCAGCGCTTCATCGCCACGCCCAGCCCCGACACCTGGGTGGTGGAGATCAACTGGCGCGACAACCCTTGGTTTCCGCGCGTGCTGGATGAGGAGCGGCGCAAGGCCAAGCGCACCATGCTGGCCGACGACTACGCCCATATTTGGGAAGGCAAGGCGCGGCGCGTGGCCGCCGGCGCGATCTACCGCCACGAAATGGAGTCGCTGTACCTGGATAGCCGGGCGCGCGACGTGCCCTATGACCCGACTTTGCCGGTGCACACGGTCTGGGATCTGGGCTGGAACGATGCCATGAGCATTGCCCTGGTGCAGCGCGGCCCCCAGGATGTGCGAATCATTGGCTACATCGAGGACAGCCACCACACGCTGGAGTGGTATGTGGCCAAGCTGGAGAAGCTGCCCTACCGCTGGGGCACGGACTACCTGCCCCACGACGGCAAGACCAAAAATATCCAGACCGGCAAAAGCTCTGAGCAGATTCTGCGCGAGCTGGGCCGCCGCTCAGTCAGGTCACAGGACCGGGCAACGGATGTGGAGGAGGGCATCAAGCAGCTACGCATGCTCATGCCGCGTTGCTACTTTGATGCCACCAAGACCGCTCGCCTGCTGGAGTGCCTGAAGCGCTACCAGCGGCGCATTCACGCGGTCACGAACGAGCCCATGGAGCCGCTGCACGACGAATTCAGCCATGGCGCGGACTGCATGCGCTATGTGGCGCTGTGGGTGCCGCAGATGGCAGGCATTCCCAGTGCCAACGATGACTACCAAGAAGCCGATGCGCCCGACTGGCGCTAG